In the genome of Acanthopagrus latus isolate v.2019 chromosome 17, fAcaLat1.1, whole genome shotgun sequence, the window TTAGGGATATTGGGAAGTATGGGTTAATATATATGGAAGGCTTATTAGGGCCAggggttaagaaaaaaaaaaagtcatgcacATCAATAATAAagttgaaatgtaaaaaacatttcaagattATGTTAGGTTGATAATAACTTATTGATACTGAAATGCATACTAATTAATTATGCTGTAGTGGCACTTCAGAAATTGGATACAGAAAATGTAGGCGCGGCCTTCTcgcattttgactttttttctcaatttgtttttttttctcttgaagtGCATAATGAAACCAAAAatacttcctcctctcattttccCCCCTCAACCCCTAGCCCTTGTACTCTTccatacatttacatgtgtgtatggatatgcaataaatgatatgtgtcacattattttttggggaccaaaaatattcacaaattgcaaaataaaattTCACATATGTCACTGAATGAACAATCAGgtgtgaaacacaaaaatgtccCTGACTAATTTTGAGTAGCAATAAAACTCAAACCTCCATATTTCTGTCAACATAGTGCTCAAAATAATTATACGTTGCAATATGCTTTTCCACAAATAATGTGGAAAGTATAtgtggataataataatattcttgATGTGATTATTGTTCTTTGTGTCCCTCCTCTAAAACTCCTCCAGGCAGTTTGGTCAGGGAGGGGCAGTGTTCCAACATAACATTTCATGTTCCtgcctcagacagacagacagatgtgataAACAAAGCCTCCACTCAGAGAACTGCAGCTTTCAAAATGTGTTATCAGCGGCGCGCCACGCCCCGTCCGAAAACGCTGCCCTCTGAGCCAATCAGCGCCGAGGAGCCGGAGAGGTCGCAGACGCTGATTGGCTCATTCAAAAATAGCACGCACGCAGCCCCgccatttaaatgttttaaaagtcgTGTGTGTTTCTCCGTTTAACACCAGTGTGGAGTAAGTGAAAAGAGGAATAACATCACGTTTTGTCTTCGTAAGCGGTAAGTCAGAGAATATATGTTAAACTGTACACTGATGTTAGTTACAGTAGTCTGAACTCAAATCATGAGAAGCTCGTGACGGTCAATGTTAACGTTACTATGACAATGATGCTCGTTTTGATTTTTAGACATAAAGTGAAAGTCTGGGTTCAGTCAAGCTAGCGCTAAATTAGCTTGTTGTCGTCTAGCTAACAGCTCTTGTAGGTTAAGCTTCGCTGTTAGCTTGTATATTATGTGTTGGTGTTCATAGACGTGTGAATACAAGTatgtaaacatttgaatttatGTTTTGCATCCACGTGTAAGAGGTGAATTTAGTTCTTACATGAGTTATGTATCATAATATAGTTTACAGGCACTTGCACGTTATTATATGCaagttttcattgttttgtaatGTGCTGGTTGGGTTTTATTCACAAATTGCAAGAAAATCCTTTAGTATCTTATCTGTAATTTTTCCACTAGTATGCTGTTTTATACTtggatgatgtgtttgtgtgcatttcgttatcttttattgttttgccCTGTTTTGAGAACtgcatgctgtttttgtgtttcctgcgAGCCAGTTCCCGTTTAATAAGCATCATGGGATCCAGTGAGAGCAAGATGGCTGCATGCGCACAAGTAAAGCCAGAGCCGGCCATCAAAAACAATCGGGTCAACGCGCTGGTAGATCCACGCTCCCCTTCAACAGGCATTGACCGTACACCCATTCAGGTAGGTTACCCATCATACTGTAAGCTGTGGGGGAAGGGTGGAATATGTAAAGTAGCTGAACCATTACAAATAATGTTTCCTAGGTTGGTGTGCTGAAAAGTGAGTGTCCGCAGGCATTCGCTGATCCCCGCTCACCTACTGTCGGTATTAGCCGCACCCCTGTCAGAGAAGTCATGAGAGGTAATTATTTGTTGAAGAATACCTTTCAGCTTGACCCTTCTGACCATGATGTCCTGTAACGTGATGTTCTATCTGTTCTTAACAGCAACGGTTGGGTCCTTTGCTCGCCGCCTGGGCATGCTTTTCCATAACGAGGCTGAAGGCAAAGCCACCGAGAAACGCTTCAGTGAcgtggtggaggaagaggaggccttAAAGGACGAAGAGTTTGCTTCCACTAAGCCGCTCCTGACTCCTCAGTCTATCCGCAACTTTGGTTCCCTGGCTGATCATGCCAACCTTTTGGCCACCCCTGTAATGCCCCCTCTGCAAAGTGAGGGTAGCTTAACCCCGTTTGTGCTTCTTGACCACCCCCaagtggaggtggagctggaaaCTGAGGGAGAATTTAGCCttgaggaggcagaggaagctAAAGAATCTCCTCTTCACAAGAGGCTGAGCATGAGCCTGATAACCTGTCATGACGGAGCAACTTCGACACAGATCTTTGCTGAGGTGCACCGTGACTGTGCTACATCTCCAGTGTCTAGTGTGGTGATAGAGCCGATCAAGAGTGGTATGGATCATTCTTATGCCGTTCCTTCTATCACCGTTGAAACTGAGACCCCTGTTGCGCCTTCCCTGCCCGCTGATGCAGATGATTCCCCAGTTCAGGTGTCCACAGCACAgtcagaggaagcagagcaaACCCCACCGTCTGAGGAAATGAAGGAGCTTGTTAAAGAGTCGTCTTTGCCTGCCGCACCCACTCCAGAGCCAGCAACTGTCCCCAAGTCAGAGCAGCCACAGCTCAACACTGGCATCCGCTGCCCCACCATCGACCCCAAGAGCCCCAGTCAGGTGGTGTTCAAGCCCCAGTGGCTGGGAAAAGGTTTTGGCGCCACTGGGCTGAAAACTAGAGGAGGCTCCTCCCCTCTTGCTGTCCGCTTGGCCGTGAAGAACGTAACCAATGAAAACAAAGGCCAGTCCGGAAAACGGAAGCAGAAAGGTGTGTAGGGAGTTTGTGGCGTCATGTGGTCTGTGATGAcaggatgttttttatttgacatttttccatttcttttcaagGTACTGAAGGCCGCTCCCCGCTGCAGATCCTTAAGGAGACAAACTCACCCAGGGACAAACGCTCTCAGGTACCATACACAAGTATTCTTATTCACAGAAATCCTAATTTGTATTACAGTatactgctttgttttttgtaaggTGATATTTAGTAATTTGGTGTCAGCTGAGGTAGTGTTTGCTACTGACATTCCAGATGAAACTGAAGGCCTCCACTCCAGATAAGCAGAGACTGGGACAGATGGACCGCAGGGTGCTGGCAGTGTCTCTGGATAAGGAGAACAGATGATCGACTGCAGCCACGTGTACAGAATCCTGCCTCTTATATATCTTTTATAACAAGATTTTATCTGTAcagcttcctttgttttctgtgtgtatattACTTGTAACTTCCACTTCCAGCAGTTTCCTGTCCTGTTTTTCTCATcttgtaaatattaataaaattaTTTGCACAGACACTAcagttttgaattgttttagTGATTGTTAACTATTGTTTTAAGATACTTTGGAggttttttaacttaatttcttCCACACTTAGATtgtaacatttctttatttttgcacCAAGAGAATAAAAGCTCaagataaatgaatatttgttcatttttgcaGATCTAGTGTGTCATGCAGCTGTACCAGTTTTGGGTTTTCTTCCCTCAGTTAAGTTTGTATTGTAGCTTTTGTAATGAACACTAGAGGGAGCCAGTGAAGAAACCCTGACTGAAAGTTCATCCATAAAATGTCtcttatgttttctttctgtccaaTCGGTATTTCCAAGGACTGAAAGTTCATAAGAGCATAAGTAATGCCTTTATATTCAAATCCAGCAAAAGgtaaaggtacaatatgtaagaacttttttttcaaaaattatCTAAAATTTTCGGTATAATCTGAAGGACAAATTATTAATAAGTCAGTGGCATGTGTGTACCGTGCTCTAGGGGTATGTtgtgaaattagcatgctaaccagttagcccctAGCCACTTTGTATCTCAAGGAGTGATAGTCTGATAGTAAACAGCACCAGCACCCTCCTGGTCCTCCAAGCCCCAAGTACGGGCTAATGCGCCCGCTTACTGCcaggctaactgagctgactgtaagagcagcagcagttagtggtcaGTCTAGTGATATGCTTCCCTTTGTTTGAATTTGACAGCCGTTTCTTACTTATTAcacctttttcattttggacATTATGACTGAGTCAGCCTGTCAGAAATGAACACCAAAGACTAGTGTAATGCAGAATCCCATGTTTATTAGACAGTCTTTAAGAAAGATAGTATTGCTTTACTTTGCACATTGTGTGAATCCAGTGTTGGAAAAGAGGCAGTCCAAATTCTAGTCAGAACTCAGAGTTTTTATCTTTCTGTATGTACACAAACCGTCCTTCAAGTTTATCTTTGCAGAGGAAAAGTTAAGCAGTCATATACAGATTCAGATGTATTGCTCATTTGTGCACAATAGACGTTATCATCCATATATCACTCATACAAAAGTCCTCCTGTCCTGAGACAAATGGGTCATCTTTTTTTGTGAGTGCTTAGTGaagcatgaaaaacattttattatccCATCTGTCAGTCCAACAGTTTACCCAAAGCACTTTTCAGGTCTAGCTactgggggagggagggaagggggtgGGATCTTAGGCCAAAATGATGACACCCCAAGTCCTGGTAAATATTGTCCATCAATCACAtacaaaacaagtcaaacacTAAATGTAGACATCTGCAAACTAGAACTCCATTTGAATTaaaattagaaaatgaaaaaaagaaattaaatgtaagcATGTAGGGAAATCTACCAAAACTAGGAACAAACGACAGTCTGAAACAATAATGCTCATATTATTCATATGACATAACTTATGCTTTGATATGAAACACAGCATAGCTAGTGTGAAACCTACACAGGCTGCAACTTGACACATATTCAATTCTATCTCATCCAGTGTGCTACCATTTCCATTTGGCAACTGTTCTCGTCGGGTGATCTCTGAATTGCTGCGATAAATGTGCATATATTGAACCGCAATGTAACTATTGAGAGGAATGATCTTTTCTGAGACCCTCTACCCCTTGTCCCGCCCCAGATTCCCCCATAACGTGAGAAGAAAGGTGAGAGCGCgttgtgacagagagaggagaaaatctTCACATTACAACCCCCTCTCCAACAATAGATAGGACTTGGCACAATTGAAA includes:
- the cdca3 gene encoding cell division cycle-associated protein 3 — its product is MGSSESKMAACAQVKPEPAIKNNRVNALVDPRSPSTGIDRTPIQVGVLKSECPQAFADPRSPTVGISRTPVREVMRATVGSFARRLGMLFHNEAEGKATEKRFSDVVEEEEALKDEEFASTKPLLTPQSIRNFGSLADHANLLATPVMPPLQSEGSLTPFVLLDHPQVEVELETEGEFSLEEAEEAKESPLHKRLSMSLITCHDGATSTQIFAEVHRDCATSPVSSVVIEPIKSGMDHSYAVPSITVETETPVAPSLPADADDSPVQVSTAQSEEAEQTPPSEEMKELVKESSLPAAPTPEPATVPKSEQPQLNTGIRCPTIDPKSPSQVVFKPQWLGKGFGATGLKTRGGSSPLAVRLAVKNVTNENKGQSGKRKQKGTEGRSPLQILKETNSPRDKRSQMKLKASTPDKQRLGQMDRRVLAVSLDKENR